One stretch of Lacrimispora sphenoides DNA includes these proteins:
- a CDS encoding helix-turn-helix domain-containing protein, whose product MYDIFAKLCEINKVTPYRVCKETGITTATISNWKAGRYVPKQDKMKKLADYFGVSVEYLTTGEEPKSENANVSKQMADRDIAKRFADIIGDINDPDGSPLYFDGVELDDKTKEIMATYVTNVKQQFEIMREMVKKK is encoded by the coding sequence ATGTATGATATTTTTGCAAAATTATGTGAAATTAATAAAGTGACTCCCTATCGCGTATGCAAGGAAACGGGGATAACTACCGCAACTATTAGCAATTGGAAGGCGGGAAGGTATGTGCCCAAGCAGGATAAAATGAAGAAACTTGCTGATTATTTCGGGGTGTCTGTTGAATACCTAACCACTGGAGAGGAACCGAAATCAGAAAATGCGAATGTTAGCAAACAAATGGCAGATCGCGACATTGCGAAAAGATTTGCTGATATAATTGGAGATATTAATGATCCTGATGGTAGCCCACTTTATTTTGACGGAGTGGAACTTGATGACAAAACAAAGGAAATCATGGCAACTTATGTGACGAATGTAAAACAGCAGTTTGAAATCATGCGCGAAATGGTCAAGAAAAAATAA
- a CDS encoding ERF family protein produces MGEKIYQSIVAVMEDVGAIGKDKKNQQQGFMYRGVDDVMNALNPAFIKNKIFTVPQVLEQHREERTTAKGGQLIYSICKVKYTFYAEDGSSVEVVTIGEGMDSGDKATNKAMAIAFKYACFQLFCIPTEEMSDPDAECHELANKPHESKPNVSRINKKQVDELLSECDRIGKSEKAICAYYKIGKFADMDQNQYRSAIKSFKATPDKPVVPADPATIPPDNADNGLPFK; encoded by the coding sequence TTGGGAGAAAAGATTTATCAGTCCATAGTCGCCGTCATGGAGGACGTGGGAGCGATTGGAAAGGATAAAAAGAATCAACAGCAAGGTTTTATGTACCGCGGCGTTGACGATGTTATGAACGCTCTAAATCCTGCATTTATCAAAAACAAGATTTTTACTGTCCCACAGGTATTGGAGCAGCACCGAGAGGAACGAACTACTGCAAAAGGCGGTCAACTGATTTATTCAATATGCAAAGTCAAATATACCTTTTATGCAGAGGACGGTTCTAGTGTTGAAGTAGTGACTATTGGTGAGGGAATGGACAGTGGAGATAAGGCAACTAATAAGGCCATGGCTATAGCATTCAAATACGCCTGTTTCCAGCTCTTTTGTATTCCGACTGAGGAAATGTCCGATCCAGACGCTGAATGCCATGAATTAGCGAATAAGCCACATGAAAGCAAGCCCAATGTTTCCAGGATTAATAAAAAGCAAGTTGATGAACTGTTGTCTGAATGCGACCGAATCGGAAAAAGTGAAAAGGCAATTTGTGCTTATTATAAAATCGGAAAATTTGCTGATATGGACCAGAACCAATACCGAAGCGCTATAAAGAGTTTTAAGGCTACTCCAGACAAGCCAGTAGTTCCGGCTGATCCCGCAACAATTCCACCGGATAATGCAGATAATGGGCTGCCGTTTAAATAA
- a CDS encoding phage antirepressor KilAC domain-containing protein has translation MNEIIQINYESESPTVSARDLHEGLEIKTAFKDWFPRMAEYGFEEGKDFCSKKSESTGGRPSVDYEVSVDMAKQICMIQRTEKGRIYRQYFLDLEKAWNTPEQVFARALKLANMTIEKLKGDKTLLIEEVNVKNQIIGELKPKADYMDKILKNTGLVTITQIAKDYGMSGQAMNDLLHALKVQYKQSGQWLLYKEYQNCGYTHSNTVDITHSDGRPDVKMNTKWTQKGRLFLYQLLKDNGILPTIEKNAA, from the coding sequence TTGAACGAAATAATTCAGATCAATTATGAATCTGAAAGCCCTACAGTATCAGCCAGAGATTTACATGAAGGATTGGAAATCAAAACAGCATTTAAAGATTGGTTCCCAAGAATGGCAGAGTACGGATTTGAGGAAGGTAAAGACTTTTGCTCAAAAAAGAGCGAAAGTACAGGAGGCCGCCCATCGGTTGATTATGAAGTATCAGTGGACATGGCAAAACAGATTTGCATGATCCAGCGAACCGAGAAAGGCAGGATATACCGCCAGTACTTCCTTGATCTTGAAAAAGCCTGGAACACGCCGGAGCAGGTGTTTGCAAGAGCCTTGAAGCTGGCTAATATGACAATCGAAAAATTAAAGGGAGATAAAACTCTGCTGATTGAGGAAGTCAATGTTAAAAATCAGATAATCGGAGAATTGAAACCAAAGGCTGACTATATGGATAAAATCCTAAAGAATACGGGCCTTGTAACCATTACTCAGATAGCAAAGGATTACGGCATGAGCGGGCAGGCAATGAATGATCTTCTTCATGCTCTTAAAGTCCAGTATAAGCAAAGCGGTCAATGGCTCTTGTATAAGGAGTATCAGAATTGCGGATATACCCACTCTAACACTGTAGATATAACGCATTCTGATGGTAGACCAGATGTTAAAATGAACACCAAATGGACGCAAAAAGGAAGACTATTTCTTTATCAGTTACTTAAAGACAACGGGATTCTTCCAACGATTGAGAAAAACGCAGCATAA
- a CDS encoding DUF4352 domain-containing protein — MSIKGTTQELFVGKKKSTIVTLFGKNKIVKYEDLKYINYMYSSGTEIGFLSFVNYDNRENRFEFAKSANEKVSRTIDLIKENMPELEIREQQVTDLKFYQRNLFTIIISFVLGFPLGTIGLYLMWHYKKSYITGRILVTFMALLFWGTCGYISYLGYVSSMNSVNEAMAEYQNTMNNLYSGIQSGNQGEVLQTSPAEMLETNESSVDEVYNVGDVYESKEIKIMYLNSGDYSVENEYSQPESGNKYIFVEFSIENVGNSDCSAGYASFRCYADNTECSNPIISSEGAMPIITNLSPGRNTKGKIFYEVPTTTEKIEIEYETNILTQEKIYFNYK; from the coding sequence ATGAGTATAAAAGGGACTACACAAGAGTTATTTGTTGGTAAAAAGAAGTCCACAATAGTGACGCTGTTTGGAAAAAATAAAATAGTTAAGTATGAAGACTTAAAATATATTAATTATATGTACTCATCTGGAACTGAAATTGGTTTTTTGAGTTTTGTAAATTATGACAACCGGGAAAATAGGTTTGAGTTTGCTAAAAGTGCAAATGAAAAAGTATCTAGAACAATAGATTTAATAAAAGAAAATATGCCAGAGTTAGAAATACGCGAGCAACAAGTAACTGACCTAAAATTTTATCAGCGTAATTTGTTTACTATCATCATAAGTTTTGTTTTGGGATTTCCTCTCGGAACAATAGGCCTATATCTTATGTGGCACTATAAAAAGAGCTATATAACAGGAAGAATTCTCGTCACTTTTATGGCGCTGTTGTTTTGGGGGACGTGTGGTTATATTTCATACCTTGGTTATGTATCATCTATGAATAGCGTTAATGAAGCAATGGCAGAATATCAGAACACCATGAACAACCTTTATTCTGGTATACAATCAGGCAATCAAGGTGAGGTGTTACAAACTAGCCCTGCCGAAATGTTAGAAACCAATGAAAGTTCAGTAGATGAAGTATACAATGTAGGAGATGTCTACGAATCAAAAGAAATTAAAATAATGTACTTGAACAGTGGTGACTATAGTGTAGAAAATGAGTATAGCCAACCAGAATCAGGAAACAAATATATATTCGTAGAATTTTCAATAGAAAATGTAGGAAATTCCGATTGTAGTGCCGGTTATGCTTCTTTCCGTTGCTATGCCGACAATACAGAATGCTCTAACCCCATTATATCAAGTGAGGGAGCAATGCCCATAATCACGAATTTATCACCAGGGAGAAACACTAAAGGAAAAATATTTTATGAAGTTCCTACTACTACAGAAAAAATAGAGATTGAATATGAAACCAATATACTGACACAAGAAAAAATATATTTTAACTACAAGTAA
- a CDS encoding putative PDDEXK endonuclease, which produces MGKINSRDKGANGERELANILKEYGYKTSRGQQYCGDTGAADVVGLPQIHIECKRVERLNIYDAIEQAKSNAAAKYLPFDDCNLPAVFHRKNRHEWLVTMPLDDWITIYREFEAGKVLEQE; this is translated from the coding sequence TTGGGAAAGATTAATAGCAGAGATAAAGGAGCAAATGGCGAACGTGAGCTTGCCAATATCCTTAAAGAATATGGTTATAAAACGAGCAGAGGCCAGCAATATTGTGGTGATACTGGCGCCGCTGATGTGGTGGGACTTCCACAGATACATATCGAATGCAAGAGGGTGGAACGGTTGAATATCTATGATGCCATAGAACAGGCCAAATCGAACGCAGCAGCCAAATATTTACCGTTTGATGATTGTAACCTGCCTGCGGTATTTCACCGCAAGAACAGGCATGAATGGCTTGTTACAATGCCATTAGATGATTGGATTACCATATACCGTGAGTTTGAGGCCGGGAAAGTATTAGAACAGGAGTGA
- a CDS encoding BRO family protein, producing the protein MNNLKVFSNAEFGQIRTVTMGDEPYFVGKDVAGILGYQNGSRDINRHVDGDDKTKLMVFDGIQNKETIVINESGQWLLYKDYSKCGYTHSETIDITHSDGSTSVKMNTKWTQKVRE; encoded by the coding sequence TTGAATAATCTAAAAGTCTTTAGCAATGCTGAGTTCGGGCAGATACGGACAGTAACCATGGGTGACGAACCATATTTTGTCGGTAAAGATGTTGCTGGTATCCTCGGGTACCAAAACGGTAGCCGAGATATTAACAGGCACGTTGATGGTGATGACAAAACCAAATTGATGGTCTTTGATGGAATACAGAATAAAGAAACCATCGTCATAAATGAGAGTGGGCAATGGCTGCTTTATAAGGATTATTCCAAATGCGGCTACACACACTCTGAAACGATCGACATAACTCATTCTGACGGCAGTACATCGGTTAAAATGAATACAAAATGGACACAGAAGGTGAGGGAGTAA
- a CDS encoding putative HNHc nuclease — protein MHELARITGYKPVEEGTYLQIFIPGKNLMEPIEEKRMRNCLVWLDDGRHISAEQRKKAYATINDIAAYTGEVPEVMKEWLKYLYIYRTGAEYFSFSGCSMDTAREFINVILDYALEMGIPLADFALDRTDDIGHYLYACLKLKKCAICGRPGEIHHVDAIGMGNDRRTLDDSQHRKICLCRTHHTEAHTTGVESFTNKYKVYGIKYVE, from the coding sequence GTGCATGAACTTGCAAGGATAACCGGATATAAGCCGGTTGAGGAAGGTACATATCTCCAGATTTTTATTCCTGGTAAAAACCTCATGGAGCCTATTGAGGAAAAGCGAATGCGTAATTGTTTGGTCTGGCTTGATGATGGGCGGCATATCAGCGCAGAGCAACGTAAGAAAGCTTATGCCACGATAAATGACATAGCAGCCTATACCGGCGAGGTACCGGAGGTCATGAAAGAGTGGCTTAAGTACCTTTACATATACCGGACCGGCGCAGAGTACTTTTCATTTTCCGGGTGCTCCATGGATACGGCAAGAGAGTTTATAAATGTAATCCTGGATTATGCCCTGGAAATGGGGATACCGCTTGCAGATTTTGCACTGGACCGGACGGATGATATAGGTCATTACCTGTATGCCTGTTTGAAGCTCAAAAAATGTGCGATCTGCGGCAGACCGGGAGAGATTCATCATGTAGATGCCATAGGCATGGGCAATGACAGGCGAACGCTTGATGATTCACAACACCGCAAGATATGCCTGTGCCGTACGCATCACACAGAGGCCCATACAACGGGCGTAGAGAGTTTCACGAACAAATATAAGGTGTACGGAATTAAGTACGTAGAATAG
- a CDS encoding DUF1351 domain-containing protein — translation MSNMELNVTTGKMEITANFDDFEKWIEERTHEYDSVVFTEDQKAAAKKSVADLRKTKKSVDDSLKTTKKLWMEPYEKFADKVKALSAKLDIPIDYILRQVEEFESKRIAEREADIQRIYDENIGDMVDFLPLYKIKSDKWTNASTSLKALTKEMTEVITNARAGKMAIDANNSEAKEEALRIFAATLNLPEALGHINKYEAQKAEILKREEARLQAEQERRIQAEIERAKAEERRKIAEEERIRKEAEEAAKAEVKEAITTVNEAAAAPLTMPESIKAVYTVVGTDAELQELEMAMNSLGLYFERKEV, via the coding sequence ATGAGCAATATGGAACTGAATGTAACAACGGGGAAAATGGAGATCACAGCGAATTTTGATGATTTCGAAAAATGGATAGAGGAGCGCACCCATGAGTATGACAGTGTTGTTTTCACAGAGGACCAGAAAGCGGCTGCAAAAAAGTCCGTTGCCGATCTCAGGAAAACAAAAAAGTCAGTAGATGATAGCCTTAAAACAACAAAAAAGTTATGGATGGAACCGTATGAAAAGTTCGCTGATAAGGTTAAGGCCCTATCTGCAAAGCTTGATATCCCCATTGATTACATACTTAGGCAAGTTGAGGAGTTCGAAAGCAAGCGCATTGCAGAGCGTGAGGCCGATATCCAGAGGATTTATGATGAAAATATCGGTGATATGGTTGATTTCCTTCCGCTGTATAAAATCAAATCGGATAAGTGGACCAATGCCAGTACAAGCCTTAAGGCTCTGACAAAAGAAATGACCGAAGTTATTACCAATGCAAGGGCTGGCAAGATGGCTATTGATGCCAATAATTCAGAGGCCAAAGAGGAGGCGTTACGTATATTTGCCGCCACGCTTAATCTGCCTGAGGCTTTGGGCCACATCAACAAGTATGAGGCTCAGAAAGCCGAGATTTTAAAGCGAGAAGAAGCGAGATTACAAGCAGAGCAGGAGAGACGTATACAGGCTGAGATTGAGCGTGCAAAGGCAGAGGAACGCCGGAAGATTGCCGAGGAAGAACGGATCAGAAAAGAAGCAGAGGAAGCAGCCAAAGCAGAAGTCAAAGAAGCGATTACAACCGTTAATGAAGCCGCTGCCGCACCGCTCACTATGCCGGAATCAATCAAGGCGGTTTATACGGTAGTCGGAACTGATGCAGAGTTACAGGAGCTTGAAATGGCTATGAATAGCCTGGGACTTTATTTTGAGAGAAAGGAAGTCTAA
- a CDS encoding helix-turn-helix domain-containing protein, protein MYQKYAELRDKAKVTDYEVAKQTGVSTATLTNWKYGRYTPKVEKRMALARYFGVPIDVFVEDIQNENNEKEVHI, encoded by the coding sequence TTGTATCAAAAATATGCAGAATTAAGAGACAAGGCCAAAGTGACTGATTATGAGGTCGCTAAGCAGACAGGCGTTTCCACGGCAACATTAACAAATTGGAAGTATGGAAGATATACTCCAAAAGTGGAGAAACGCATGGCTTTGGCAAGGTATTTTGGTGTTCCAATTGACGTTTTTGTTGAAGACATTCAGAACGAAAATAACGAAAAGGAGGTACATATTTGA